One window of Camelina sativa cultivar DH55 chromosome 4, Cs, whole genome shotgun sequence genomic DNA carries:
- the LOC104780113 gene encoding mediator of RNA polymerase II transcription subunit 1-like — MARVQLFLCFTILLASVALLDVVSAHLKLKPSLPQIEDPKTLKDVEPYTVKVVMVFVSDLEKECPKTSKFKVFFEKLRAYAKYVCPIKRKDQVDYDRDLKAKAGGLVQAISSFAIGTIKEEIQEEKMEVINTFKYMRFVATKILGSRKKEESEESMKLSAEQQKEIKEGILRWETIIARITNTMITSTKDSSSSETSTTEKGDSSDKSKSSGSEGKGSSEDTQESKSNSGSPSGSPSSSPSGSSGKETDSKANKTTDEKSSAASGKETDSKDTKNTDEKSSATSGKETSTKDTKINGESSSAASGKETSSTDTKANGESSASENTETSQSGTVNVEQVEAETSKQVSSFIMNLEKKCPQKEEYKAFFEQLKGTMIAPVKEGKDLFTRIKSAAGKVSGAMAFIRSRVESKSAEVKQSMETYQGEVMKTLQELETIHSQIVSQNKGKKEGSLTCTPAQQMQIKQTITKWEQVTTQFVETATQTQTSSTSSTGKMVAN; from the exons ATGGCAAGAGTTCAACTATTTTTATGCTTCACTATCCTTTTAGCATCTGTGGCTCTTCTGGACGTCGTTTCAGCACACCTGAAGCTTAAGCCAAGCTTGCCTCAGATTGAAGATCCGAAGACGCTGAAGGATGTGGAACCTTACACCGTTAAAGTAGTGATGGTCTTCGTATCAGACTTAGAGAAGGAATGTCCCAAGACAAGTAAATTTAAGGTCTTCTTTGAGAAACTTAGGGCATACGCCAAGTATGTTTGcccaataaaaagaaaagaccaAGTAGATTACGACCGCGATTTGAAGGCCAAAGCCGGGGGCCTCGTTCAGGCCATATCATCTTTTGCGATTGGAACG ATAAAAGAGGAAATTCAAGAAGAGAAAATGGAAGTCATTAATACATTCAAGTATATGAGATTTGTTGCGACTAAGATTTTGGGCAGCCGCAAAAAGGAGGAGAGCGAAGAATCAATGAAGCTATCAGcagaacaacaaaaagaaatcaaagaagggATCTTAAGATGGGAAACGATTATTGCTCGCATAACAAACACAATGATAACGAGCACAAAAGATTCTTCTTCGAGTGAAACTTCAACAACTGAGAAAGGAGATTCAAGCGACAAAAGCAAAAGCTCTGGCTCTGAAGGTAAAGGCTCTTCCGAAGACACTCAAGAATCAAAATCTAACTCCGGCAGTCCTAGTGGAAGCCCATCCAGCAGCCCATCTGGTTCAAGTGGAAAAGAAACTGACTCTAAGGCTAATAAAACTACTGATGAAAAATCTTCAGCTGCAAGTGGAAAAGAAACTGACTCTAAGGATACTAAAAATACCGATGAGAAATCTTCTGCTACTAGTGGAAAAGAAACTTCCACTAAGGATACTAAAATTAACGGAGAAAGTTCATCCGCTGCAAGTGGAAAAGAAACTTCCTCTACGGATACTAAAGCTAACGGTGAGAGCTCCGCTAGTGAAAATACCGAAACTAGTCAGAGCGGCACCGTAAATGTGGAACAAGTCGAGGCTGAGACTTCCAAACAAGTCTCATCATTCATAATGAACCTCGAAAAGAAGTGCCCGCAGAAGGAAGAATACAAAGCCTTCTTCGAGCAACTCAAGGGTACAATGATTGCTCCCGTCAAAGAAGGAAAAGATTTGTTTACTAGGATTAAATCTGCTGCTGGTAAAGTATCTGGTGCCATGGCGTTTATTCGGTCAAGAGTTGAAAGCAAATCAGCTGAG GTTAAACAGTCTATGGAAACTTACCAGGGAGAAGTGATGAAGACTCTCCAAGAGTTAGAGACCATCCACAGTCAAATTGTGAGTCAGAACAAAGGCAAGAAAGAAGGGTCTTTGACATGCACACCAGCACAACAAATGCAGATTAAGCAGACAATCACCAAGTGGGAACAAGTCACTACCCAATTCGTTGAGACTGCAACTCAGACCCAGACGTCTTCAACATCTTCCACCGGCAAGATGGTGGCAAACTAA
- the LOC109132663 gene encoding mucin-21-like, with product MARVSLGICLMLVVASSVIYEAQGTFLLKLYLRKNFPKQCNEFTPYANKGMLSFVTNLEGNCPATAEFKNFFTQFKSYMSFIETAWASSKNVDTEMTTKCNGLFKAMSAISSGKGEKSADAGGLKATMLAMGKTLVEQKKNTKIMTLTQKKELIGSMVKWTNMLATFVKSASEKKGKSIDIGSYGLDVDVNDSSIVGNTESSSASSTKAGSVSTKTKESSSGASSAASKTKESSGASSGGANKDTTGKNSGSPSETPNAKPSKGSESATEDANAKGSISGKSSFSANSATKTTNEKRSKSSSQSSFKSSSTISVKQVESETSKEVMSFITQLEKKYSAKTELKVFFEKLKASMQASSSIASKTSKDYVSATAAATGKLSEAMALVGSKNVKSAKMKSNMETSKDEMMKCLKQIQDINSKIVSGKTASSTQQSELKQTITKWEKVTTQFVETAASSSSSSSLSSSATQQQGSARMVENN from the exons atggcaagAGTTTCACTAGGGATATGTCTGATGTTAGTAGTAGCATCAAGTGTGATCTATGAAGCACAAGGAACATTCTTATTAAAACTTTACTTAAGGAAGAACTTCCCAAAACAATGCAACGAGTTTACGCCTTACGCTAACAAAGGTATGTTGTCGTTCGTGACCAACCTAGAAGGTAACTGTCCCGCAACCGCAGagttcaaaaacttttttacaCAGTTCAAGTCTTACATGTCCTTCATCGAAACTGCATGGGCCTCATCGAAAAACGTTGACACCGAGATGACAACCAAATGTAATGGGCTCTTCAAGGCTATGTCTGCAATAAGCAGCGGTAAAGGCGAAAAATCA GCTGATGCTGGTGGTTTGAAAGCTACCATGTTGGCAATGGGAAAAACTTTGGTTGAGCAGAAGAAGAATACAAAGATAATGACATTGACGCAAAAGAAAGAGTTGATCGGTTCTATGGTGAAATGGACTAACATGCTCGCTACATTCGTGAAGTCGGCCTCCGAGAAGAAAGGAAAGTCCATCGATATTGGATCATATGGCCTTGATGTCGATGTTAACGACAGTTCTATTGTTGGAAACACCGAAAGTAGTTCAGCCTCATCAACTAAAGCTGGAAGTGTTTCTACCAAGACAAAAGAATCAAGCAGTGGTGCAAGTTCTGCTGCATCCAAGACAAAAGAATCGAGCGGTGCAAGTTCTGGTGGAGCTAACAAAGACACTACAGGTAAAAATTCAGGTAGTCCGAGTGAAACCCCCAATGCCAAACCTTCTAAAGGAAGTGAAAGTGCTACAGAAGACGCAAATGCTAAAGGAAGCATAAGCGGCAAAAGTAGTTTCTCGGCTAATTCAGCAACAAAGACAACAAACGAAAAGCGATCCAAATCATCGAGCCAAAGTTCATTTAAGAGCTCATCCACCATATCAGTGAAACAAGTTGAAAGTGAGACTTCCAAAGAAGTAATGTCATTCATAACGCAACTCGAGAAGAAGTATTCCGCAAAGACGGAACTCAAGGTTTTCTTCGAGAAACTGAAGGCTTCCATGCAAGCTTCCTCAAGCATTGCTTCCAAAACATCAAAGGACTATGTCTCTGCCACAGCAGCAGCCACCGGTAAACTATCTGAAGCCATGGCTTTAGTGGGTTCAAAGAATGTCAAATCAGCAAAG ATGAAGAGCAACATGGAAACCAGCAAAGATGAAATGATGAAGTGTCTCAAACAAATACAAGATATCAACAGTAAAATAGTGAGTGGCAAGACAGCGTCATCGACACAACAGTCAGagctcaagcaaacaatcacaAAGTGGGAAAAAGTCACCACCCAATTTGTGGAGACTGCTGCTTCTTCAAGTTCGTCTtcatccttatcttcttctgcaACTCAGCAGCAAGGCAGTGCAAGGATGGTCGAGAACAATTGA
- the LOC104780114 gene encoding mucin-21-like — protein sequence MLATFVKSASEKKGKSIDIGSYGLDVDVNDSSIVGNTESSSASSTKAGSVSTKTKESSSGASSAESKTKESSGASSGGANKDTTGKNSGSPSETPKAKPSKGSESATEDANAKGSISGKSSFSANSATKTTSEKRSKSSSQSSFKSSSTISVKQVESETSKEVMSFITQLEKKYSAKTELKVFFEKLKASMQASSSIASKTSKDYVSATAAATGKLSEAMALVGSKNVKSAKMKSNMETSKDEMMKCLKQIQDINSKIVSGKTASSTQQSELKQTITKWEKVTTQFVETAASSSSSSSLSSSATQQQGSARMVENN from the exons ATGCTCGCTACATTCGTGAAGTCGGCCTCCGAGAAGAAAGGAAAGTCCATCGATATTGGATCTTATGGCCTTGATGTCGATGTTAACGACAGTTCTATTGTTGGAAACACCGAAAGTAGTTCAGCCTCATCAACTAAAGCTGGAAGTGTTTCTACCAAGACAAAAGAATCAAGCAGTGGTGCAAGTTCTGCTGAATCCAAGACAAAAGAATCGAGCGGTGCAAGTTCTGGTGGAGCTAACAAAGACACTACAGGTAAAAATTCAGGTAGTCCGAGTGAAACCCCCAAGGCCAAACCTTCTAAAGGAAGTGAAAGTGCTACAGAAGACGCAAATGCTAAAGGAAGCATCAGCGGCAAAAGTAGTTTCTCGGCTAATTCAGCAACAAAGACAACAAGCGAAAAGCGATCCAAATCATCGAGCCAAAGTTCATTTAAGAGCTCATCCACCATATCAGTGAAACAAGTTGAAAGTGAGACTTCCAAAGAAGTAATGTCATTCATAACGCAACTCGAGAAGAAGTATTCCGCAAAGACGGAACTCAAGGTTTTCTTCGAGAAACTGAAGGCTTCCATGCAAGCTTCCTCAAGCATTGCTTCCAAAACATCAAAGGACTATGTCTCTGCCACAGCAGCAGCCACCGGTAAACTATCTGAAGCCATGGCTTTAGTGGGTTCAAAGAATGTCAAATCAGCAAAG ATGAAGAGCAACATGGAAACCAGCAAAGATGAAATGATGAAGTGTCTCAAACAAATACAAGATATCAACAGTAAAATAGTGAGTGGCAAGACAGCGTCATCGACACAACAGTCAGagctcaagcaaacaatcacaAAGTGGGAAAAAGTCACCACCCAATTTGTGGAGACTGCTGCTTCTTCAAGTTCGTCTtcatccttatcttcttctgcaACTCAGCAGCAAGGCAGTGCAAGGATGGTCGAGAACAATTGA
- the LOC104780115 gene encoding uncharacterized protein LOC104780115, translating into MARISLALGLLLLVALSEVYEVQGTFLLRHYLRKLPRRNRDFRPFACKGMLRFVALLQSMCPLKPQYTSFFGNLKSYMNFINSASGSANYDSELKGKAQGLYSSISALSGKSGASADSSKVMETLMSMGKTLGHQQESSSTMSLGERKELILSMAKWAQTIGQFVVSAAAQSGKKIDISSLGLDIDASATATGESTTNTETSSTTGTGTPSGGNTATGTGTTAVGSPTTSCTTSKCSNGGGSSFKAAVNIQHGGKASSQSQQTTTAQQDVTSAGSS; encoded by the exons atggCAAGAATTTCACTAGCATTAGGTCTATTGTTACTAGTAGCATTAAGTGAGGTATACGAAGTGCAAGGGACCTTCTTATTGAGGCATTACTTGAGGAAACTTCCCAGAAGGAACAGAGACTTTCGGCCATTCGCTTGCAAAGGTATGTTGAGGTTTGTGGCCCTTCTGCAATCTATGTGTCCATTGAAGCCACAATACACGAGCTTCTTTGGAAACCTAAAGTCTTACATGAACTTCATAAACTCGGCGTCCGGGTCGGCAAACTATGACTCTGAGCTGAAAGGAAAAGCCCAGGGCCTCTACTCATCTATTTCTGCATTGAGTGGCAAAAGCGGAGCATCG GCTGATTCCAGCAAGGTTATGGAAACATTAATGTCAATGGGTAAGACATTGGGCCACCAGCAAGAGAGCAGTTCAACAATGTCGCTTGGAGAAAGGAAAGAGTTGATCTTGTCTATGGCGAAATGGGCACAAACGATTGGTCAATTCGTTGTCAGTGCTGCAGCACAGAgcggaaaaaaaattgatatttcatCTTTAGGACTTGATATTGACGCGAGTGCGACCGCAACTGGAGAGTCCACTACTAATACCGAGACCTCTTCCACTACTGGTACTGGTACCCCTTCTGGAGGCAATACGGCCACTGGCACTGGTACCACAGCTGTTGGAAGTCCAACTACTAGTTGCACCACAAGTAAGTGTTCTAATGGTGGTGGAAGCTCCTTTAAAGCTGCTGTGAACATTCAGCACGGAGGGAAGGCATCCTCCCAGTCTCAACAAACCACAACAGCCCAACAAGACGTAACCTCTGCTGGCTCTAGCTGA